A region from the Deinococcus humi genome encodes:
- the moaD gene encoding molybdopterin converting factor subunit 1, which translates to MRLNVVFFAHLRREIGVEQLTMEAPQGADVRTVASLIETQHGLSLKGCMVAVNENYATPDHALQDGDEVAFLPPVAGGSDDGDTYCAMTDQPLLLQVADAFLVRPECGAQAYFVGTVRSPNKGKNVEHIDYEGYVPMAHKIMQDAADAVRQKHGELRIWIQHRTGRLRPGEASILIGVASPHRRAALEACDFLIEYLKVQIPVWKHEADDDGQHWVEGHSEHTAL; encoded by the coding sequence ATGAGGTTGAACGTTGTGTTTTTTGCCCATCTGCGGCGAGAAATAGGAGTGGAGCAGCTGACAATGGAAGCTCCGCAGGGGGCCGATGTGCGAACAGTGGCGTCCTTGATTGAGACGCAGCACGGCCTGAGCCTGAAGGGCTGCATGGTGGCGGTCAACGAGAATTACGCCACGCCAGACCATGCACTGCAGGACGGCGACGAAGTGGCCTTTCTCCCCCCTGTGGCTGGCGGCAGCGACGATGGGGATACCTACTGCGCGATGACGGATCAGCCTCTGCTTTTGCAGGTGGCAGACGCCTTTCTGGTCCGCCCTGAATGTGGCGCACAGGCGTATTTCGTGGGCACCGTTCGCAGCCCTAACAAGGGCAAAAACGTCGAGCACATTGATTACGAGGGCTACGTGCCGATGGCCCACAAGATCATGCAGGACGCAGCAGACGCGGTACGCCAGAAGCATGGAGAGCTGCGCATCTGGATTCAGCACCGTACCGGGCGCCTCCGGCCAGGCGAGGCCAGCATCCTGATTGGGGTCGCCAGCCCCCATCGCCGCGCCGCGCTGGAAGCCTGCGATTTTCTGATCGAGTACCTGAAGGTGCAGATTCCGGTCTGGAAACATGAGGCCGACGACGACGGTCAGCACTGGGTGGAAGGCCACTCGGAACACACCGCCCTTTAA